The proteins below come from a single Corylus avellana chromosome ca3, CavTom2PMs-1.0 genomic window:
- the LOC132175751 gene encoding uncharacterized protein At5g01610-like isoform X1 gives MDIQQTKRLSKFGNNSRNRQHLHIFLMPYFIKDIYITSMCSQKFRKLNHLTGKPLKELPDLLREYNLPPGLFPRNITCYEFDQSKSKLIVYLPSPCEVGFKDSSVVRYATRVKGTLSRGKLTGIEGMKTKVLMWVKVTSVAVESYKSDKVWFTAGVKKSRSKDAYEMPSNAIKVEEF, from the exons ATGGATATTCAACAAACTAAAAG GCTCAGCAAATTTGGCAACAATTCCCGGAATCGACAACACTTGCATATCTTTTTGATGCCATATTTTATTAAAGATATCTACATCACAAGCATGTGTTCTCAGAAATTCAGGAAGCTTAACCATCTTACAGGTAAGCCATTGAAAGAGTTGCCAGATCTCCTCCGAGAGTACAACCTTCCTCCGGGGCTCTTCCCCCGGAACATAACATGTTATGAATTTGATCAATCAAAGTCCAAGCTCATAGTGTATTTGCCCTCTCCCTGTGAGGTGGGCTTCAAGGATTCATCTGTTGTAAGGTACGCTACTCGCGTTAAAGGGACATTATCAAGGGGAAAGCTCACTGGAATTGAAGGAATGAAAACAAAGGTTCTGATGTGGGTGAAGGTCACCAGTGTGGCTGTCGAAAGCTACAAATCTGACAAAGTGTGGTTCACTGCCGGTGTAAAGAAATCGAGGTCCAAAGATGCCTATGAAATGCCTAGCAATGCCATTAAAGTAGAAGAATTTTGA
- the LOC132175292 gene encoding eukaryotic translation initiation factor 5A-2-like, translated as MSDSEEHHFESKADAGASKTYPQQAGTIRKNGYIVIKNRPCKVVEVSTSKTGKHGHAKCHFVGIDIFTGKKLEDIVPSSHNCDVPHVNRTDYQLIDISEDGFVSLLTENGNTKDDLRLPTDDSLLTQIKDGFGDGKDLVVTVMSAMGEEQICALKDIGPK; from the exons ATGTCGGACAGTGAGGAGCACCACTTCGAGTCCAAGGCCGACGCCGGAGCCTCCAAGACCTACCCCCAGCAGGCTGGTACCATCCGTAAGAACGGCTACATCGTCATCAAGAACCGCCCTTGCAAG GTGGTTGAAGTTTCCACCTCCAAGACCGGCAAGCACGGTCATGCTAAGTGCCACTTTGTTGGAATTGATATTTTTACTGGCAAGAAACTCGAAGATATTGTGCCCTCTTCTCACAATTGTGAT GTTCCTCATGTCAATCGTACTGACTATCAGCTGATTGATATATCTGAGGATGGATTT GTGAGTTTGCTGACTGAAAATGGGAACACCAAGGATGATCTGAGGCTCCCAACCGATGATAGTTTGCTGACCCAG ATCAAGGATGGGTTTGGCGATGGCAAGGACCTGGTTGTGACTGTGATGTCCGCAATGGGAGAGGAGCAGATTTGCGCTCTCAAGGACATTGGCCCCAAGtag